TAAGCGGCACCTTAGAGTCACCAGCACTTGTGGCCGATTCAACCCCGCCTGCTGTTGCTTCACCGACCGCAAAAGAGTATGAACCGCTAACCGGATGACCATCCAACGAGACGATGCTCCATTTAACGGTGTAAGTCCCCTGGTCCAGTTTCGGAAGCGAAAATTCCAGTGTTGGGGATCTTTCACCTTCCTCGTCCGGATGCCCTGAAAAAACAGGATTTGCATTCCAATCGTAAATCGTCACAGAAGCCAGCTCCTGTTCGATTGGCTCACTGAAATGCAGCTTTAGGGCAGGGGGTGACTTCTCTGTAACAACCCTTTCCGCGGGAGTAGACTCTAGTAAACCTGAATGTGCTTGAACCGCCGGAACATGCATGAAAACAAAATATAATCCGATACATAAGGCAGCAATTTTAATAAAATAAGTCACCATTTTTTTCTGGCTTAAAATAACAAACACCTCCCCGCCTGTTTTCTTTCCTCAAATAATCATTCACCTGCCTTGGCATCACCAACCGTAATTGACTTTTTCGGCATTGTATGTAGATCTTTCGCTGTCGTGTGCGCGTACATCTCGTAAACACCCTTATGGTCAAAAGATACATCAGCTGTGTATGTGCCATCACCATTGTTTGTCGCTTTCAGTTTGGTGCTGCTATCTTCGTTTCCTTTTTCCCAGTACTCGAACTCGACTTTATCAGCATCCTTCACTTGTTCGCCGCCATATGTAACGATTGCTTTTAATTCTACTGTTTCTCCAACATCAGCAGTTTCGGGCACTGCAAATTCTACCTCAAGCATTTTTATTTCGTCTGTTCCAGATTCCTCATCATTGTTCGTACATGCAGCAAGTAAAGCAATTGCCGAAATCAGCACGAACAACCAAACTTTCTTCCTCATCTTGTTCCCTCCTTAATCCGTCATTTAGCTTTCTTGTTTACCACAGCAATGATCGTTCCCGGTCATTTTTTGAAAAATAACCTCCATTGCTTCACTGAATCCGTACACGTCACCGCCGAACCCTTTCACAAAATTATCTGCGTGTTCTTTCCGTTCAAATGTCAGCACCTGTGGATGACAACAGCCCATTTCAACTGATGCACCCATTACGTACCATGCCAAAGAGGCACTAATCGTTGTTTGCTTAAAAAAGTCAGGGCAAATTGCTTGGATTACGTCATTGCCCAGTTGGCGATGGCGGAGCAGCCCGCAATGCGCACAGCATGTCATCTCAATTTTGTTATCTGACAGGATAAGTCGATAAGCCAAACGTTCATTAATTTTTCGACTGCAAAAAACACACGTATCCGAATTTGAACTTTTAACTGATTGTTCCGGAGCTAGGGTGATGCCGCCAAACGTTTTCATAATTATTCCTTTATCAATCAGCGGCTTTAAATCTCGATGTATGGTCATTTCTGAAACCCCAAGCATCGCACTTAACTCGGATATTTTCACATTTTGTTTTTCCTGAATCAATGCTTTGATTCGATTTTGCCGTTCCAGTGGTAACATATTTCCCCTCCCAACTGAGATTTTGATGATTTTTAACATAAATAAACAATCCTTAACATAAATATACCTGCTAACATGCTGTTAATCAATGAATAGTTTGTGGACAATCTTTGTCAGGATTGTTGCAATTAAAAAGTCATGTTATTTCTTGTTATAAATCACCTAACCAATCATACGCTATATATAGGAAATATTCATAGTGTGGAGGGATGACATGTTATTCAGGGTGTTGCTTGCTGGACAGCTGACATGGAGTATTCCTTTATTGACAGCCCTTGTTGGAATTGCCGTTTTGTATGTTTTTTTACGAAGGCGGTTGACAACCAGAAAACGAGATGATCTGCAGCCACTTTTCTTTTTCACTGGTTTAGGTTTGTTATATCTGATGATTGGCAGTCCTTTATCATCTATCAGCCACCTCTCATTCAGTCTGCATATGGTGCAAATGAGCATGCTTTACTTTATTATTCCTCCCCTTATTTTGCTTGGAATTCCAACCAACGTATATACCCGAATCATCACATTTCACTGGATAAAAAAATGTAAGAACCTGTTGTTCCCTAAAATTGCGCTTTATACGTTTGCAATATTATTTCTGATCTACCATTTACCAGTTACATTAACGATTTTTTCGCAAAGTTCATTGATTCAAAATGGCTATTTAATCATGCTGTTTGGATTATCCTTTGGGATGTGGTGGCCAATTGTTTCACCGGAATGGGAGCAGCGATTCAATAAAGAACAAAAGAAACGGTATGCATTGCTGAGCGGCATGGTATTAATGCCTGCATGTCTATTGTTCATCGTAAACGCCTTACTGGATGGCGGCAACAATCCTTTTGTTACGCAAATCACTTCTCATCTTTGTACACCCGCCCAGTCTGGTACCTTCACCGTACTTCCCCCACCATTCAACACAACGTTTGATCAATTGCTGGCCGGTATTTTCATGCTGGGAATGCATAAATTTGGGCTGGTTCTGACATTCAAACTTGGTAATAAAGTTATCGAACAGCCCGAGTCCTAAGTCAGCTGTTCTAAACGAAATGCATGATTAATAGACTGTACCATTATTATCAAAAAGCTGGTGACAACTGTTATGGATGAAACAACCTATTTGGATGTTAAAGGAATGCATTGTGCAGCCTGTGCGACACGAATCGAAAAAGCAGTGTCAAAACTAGATGGCGTAACGGAGATAAACGTTAATTTAGCGACTGAAAAAGGTCGCGTAACGTTTAACAAAAATCGGACAACCCTATCTGATATCATTAATCGAATTAATAAAATAGGATTTGAAGCAAAGAAGGTAATCCAAAATACGGCCCAATCAGAAAGTGAAAAACGGAAAGAAATAACGGTTCTCAAGTGGAACTTCATTGTTTCAGCACTGCTCACTTTCCCATTGGCCTGGGCGATGTTCGCGCATTTTCATTTTATTTCTTTCATTAAAGTGCCAGCGTTATTTACCTACCCATTATTCCAATTTGCCCTAACCATTCCAATCCAGTTTATCATCGGATTTCAATTTTACGAACGGGCTTGGAGAGCACTGAGGAGCGGTAGTGCAAACATGGATGTTCTAGTTGTACTTAGTACATCCGCCGCCTTCTTCTACAGTCATTATTTAACGTTCACTTCATCAAATTCGACTGTGCTGTACTATGAAACTAGCGCATTTATCATTACCTTCATCCTGCTCGGAAAGTTATTGGAAGCGAAGACAAAATGGAGCACCACAGAAGCCATCAAAAAACTTTACCAGCTGCAAACGAAAACCGCAACAGTCTATGTAGAGGGAAAAGAATACAAGTCACCTGTTGATCACCTGTTACCCGGTGACATAATCATCCTTAAACCTGGAGAAAAAGTTCCAATTGATGGCAAGGTTATCGAAGGGAATTCAATGATTGATGAGTCCCTGTTAACTGGGGAAAGTCTACCAGCTAGCAAGCATTTAGGTTCTAACGTATATGCAGGGACCATCAATCAAAACGGGTTACTAAAGTTCCAGGTAACGAAACGAGATTCTGAGACTATGTTGTCACAAATTATTCGTATTGTTGAGGAAGCCCAGGGATCAAAGGCACCGATTCAGCACATAGCAGATAAAGTTACGGCTATTTTTGTTCCCATCGTAATCATCATTGCCCTTTTCACTTTTGCAGCATGGTATACAACTTTTCAACCTGGTGATTTTAATGAAGCATTA
This Virgibacillus phasianinus DNA region includes the following protein-coding sequences:
- a CDS encoding FixH family protein — encoded protein: MRKKVWLFVLISAIALLAACTNNDEESGTDEIKMLEVEFAVPETADVGETVELKAIVTYGGEQVKDADKVEFEYWEKGNEDSSTKLKATNNGDGTYTADVSFDHKGVYEMYAHTTAKDLHTMPKKSITVGDAKAGE
- a CDS encoding DeoR family transcriptional regulator, which produces MLPLERQNRIKALIQEKQNVKISELSAMLGVSEMTIHRDLKPLIDKGIIMKTFGGITLAPEQSVKSSNSDTCVFCSRKINERLAYRLILSDNKIEMTCCAHCGLLRHRQLGNDVIQAICPDFFKQTTISASLAWYVMGASVEMGCCHPQVLTFERKEHADNFVKGFGGDVYGFSEAMEVIFQKMTGNDHCCGKQES
- a CDS encoding cytochrome c oxidase assembly protein; its protein translation is MLFRVLLAGQLTWSIPLLTALVGIAVLYVFLRRRLTTRKRDDLQPLFFFTGLGLLYLMIGSPLSSISHLSFSLHMVQMSMLYFIIPPLILLGIPTNVYTRIITFHWIKKCKNLLFPKIALYTFAILFLIYHLPVTLTIFSQSSLIQNGYLIMLFGLSFGMWWPIVSPEWEQRFNKEQKKRYALLSGMVLMPACLLFIVNALLDGGNNPFVTQITSHLCTPAQSGTFTVLPPPFNTTFDQLLAGIFMLGMHKFGLVLTFKLGNKVIEQPES
- a CDS encoding heavy metal translocating P-type ATPase; translated protein: MDETTYLDVKGMHCAACATRIEKAVSKLDGVTEINVNLATEKGRVTFNKNRTTLSDIINRINKIGFEAKKVIQNTAQSESEKRKEITVLKWNFIVSALLTFPLAWAMFAHFHFISFIKVPALFTYPLFQFALTIPIQFIIGFQFYERAWRALRSGSANMDVLVVLSTSAAFFYSHYLTFTSSNSTVLYYETSAFIITFILLGKLLEAKTKWSTTEAIKKLYQLQTKTATVYVEGKEYKSPVDHLLPGDIIILKPGEKVPIDGKVIEGNSMIDESLLTGESLPASKHLGSNVYAGTINQNGLLKFQVTKRDSETMLSQIIRIVEEAQGSKAPIQHIADKVTAIFVPIVIIIALFTFAAWYTTFQPGDFNEALEKVIAVLIVACPCALGLATPTSVMVGSGRAAQSGILFKEGGFLELLGRCKTVVLDKTGTLTKGVPQITDIYVEHLSRNAFLEIIGAAEIGSGHPVANAIVHEVKTKIHSLPKAHDVLSIPGYGVKATVYGKQVVIANPSYFQKNDQGLHSEADSLVAKLEAEGKTVMIAFIDSRFAGIIAVADELKTSSIVAVSQLKQLGLDVIMLSGDNRNSCKTAAKKAGIKKYQSEVTPQDKASIISQLQQNGNGVIMVGDGINDAPALAVADIGVAIGTGSDIAIESGDITIIKGDLTRLVDAITISKKTMKNIKQNLLWAFLYNIIMIPFAMLGFLAPWLAGAAMAISSVTVVLNSLRLK